From the genome of Streptomyces sp. S4.7:
TTCGGTGAACTCACTTGGCCTGGATCTCGACGGCGCCGGTCGTCGTGTCGCCCTTGTCGTCGGTGACCGTGAGATGCGCCGTGTAGGCGCCCGGCCTGGCGTACGTGTGGGTCGCGTTCGCGCCCTGCTCGCCCGTGGGCTTCGTGTTGTCACCGAAGTCCCAGCGGTAGGAGGCGACCGTCCGGCCCTCGGCGAGCTTCACCGTGCCGGTCAGCTTCGTGGCCAGCGGCGCCGGACCTTCCTGAGCCGATGTGGCGACGGTGACGCTCGTGCCCGGCGTGCGCTCCACCCCTCGTCCGTTGAAGTGCAGCCAGTCGAGGGACAGCACGTCCTGTCCGTCCGGCTTCCAGTCAGGGTTGCTGAAGACCGCGTACATCTTCACCGTGCCGCCGACCGGCCTGAGGTCGGTCGTCGGTGAGACGAAGTTGGTCCAGTTGCCGGTGTTCGGAATGGTCACCGAGCCCATCAGCGGGCCGGTCGGCGAACCGTTGCGGAACTCGACGGTGCCGCCGGTGCCGCCCGAGGACCCCCCGACGGTCACGGACCGGACGCCCGTGAGATTCACCGGGTCGTACGCGACCCAGTCACCGTGCTCGACCTCGATGACGCGCTTCCCGCCGGAGGCCTCGGCGCGGGCGCCCACCGTGACGCCACCGTTCTCGCCCCCGGTGGAGGTGAAGAACTCCCCTTCGCGGTAGGAGGACTTGAGATTCGACGTGGCGGTGCCCGTCAGCGCGGGAACGCCCTCTCCCTCGCCCCCGTCGTCCTTGTAACTGGCGGTGACGCGGTAGAAGAGGTCCTGGTCGGAGTGCTCGTCGCTCGTGGGCACGGTGAACTCGCCCGAGCAGCCCTGCTTGGACTCCGGCGCGTGCAGCGTGGTCCCGTGGCCGAGCCGCCCTTCGACCTCGACGCGTTCGCAGTCGATCTGTGCGCCCTTGCCGTCCTCGCGGTCGTTGACCTTCACGGTGAAGGGCACGGTGTCACCGAGGCTGAACATGCCACCGTCCGGGGCCTGTTGGATGGTGAGCACCGGCCGCGTGTTGCCCACGGTGATTTCCTGGGTGGCCTGCGCCGACAGTCCGTCGGCGGCGGTGACCGTCAGCCGCGCGGTGAAGACACCGTTGTCCACGTAGATGTGGGTCGGGTTGGCCTTCGTGGAGTCGACGGTGCCGTCCCCGTCGAAGTCCCAGGCGTAGGTGACCGGCTTGCCCCCCGGCAAGCCGGAGCCCTCACTGGAGAATTTCACGCTGCGGGGACCAGGACCTGTCTCGGAAGTGGTCGTGATCCTCGCCGTGGGCAACTGGCCGTCGCCCACGTAGTCGATGCGGTGGATGCCGGTGCCCTGGTTGATCACGCCCGTACGGCCGGCGCCCGACCCGATCCCGAAGTCGATCACGTACATGGAGCCGTCGGGCCCGAACTCGGACTCGAACAGCTGGTTCCACTTCATGTCGGTGAAGATCTTGTTGACCGACTGGATGTCTCCCGCCTTCGCCGGCGGGAGGCGCGGGTCGCTGAACGACTGGTCCTTCTGCTGGACGGAGAAGGTCTTGAACCAGTTCTGGCCCAGGTCGTAGGCGAACCACTTCGAGTCGAAGTACTCGGGGAACTTCGTCGGCGACGCGTTGTCGGGGTCGTAGTCGTAGACGGGACCGCTCATCGGCGCACCGCCCCCGCCGACCTCGGGGAACTGCGGCGAGCCCGAGTACAGGTACGGCACCGTCGCCGGCACCGCGGGCGGCAGCTCACGCAGACCGGTGTTGTTCGGCGACTCGTTGACCGGGTTGTCGCAGTCGAACTTCGGGCCCGAGACCTTGGTCGCGAAGTCGTAGTCGTTGAACGGGGTGTTGGCGCCGATGCAGTACGGCCAGCCGAGGTTCGCCGCCTTGGGAACGCGGTTGAACTCGACCGTGCCCTCCGGGCCGCGGTTCGGGTCCGCCGCGCGCGAGTCCGGCCCGTAGTCGCCGACCAGCAGCGCCCCGGTCTTCGGATCGGTGGTGATGCGGAAGACGTTGCGCAGCCCCATCGCGTAGATCTCGGGGCGGGTCTTCTCCGTACCGGGCGCGAAGAGGTTCCCCTCCGGAATGGAGTAGGTGCCGTCGTCCTCGGGGGTGATGCGCAGGACCTTGCCGCGCAGATCGTTGGTGTTGCCGGAGGTGCGCTGCGCGTCGAAGACGTGCCGGCCCGCGCGCTCGTCGATCGGCGTGAAGTTGTCCGAGACGAACGGGTCGGTGTTGTCACCGGTCCCGATGTACAGGTCGCCGTTCTTGTCGAACGCGAGCGAGCCCGCCATGTGCACGTTCGCGCGCTGCTCGTCGCGGTCGGTGGCGAACTCCAGCACGCGCTTCTCGGACGCCGGGTCGACGGTGTTCCCCGTCAGCGTGTACCGCGACAGGTTCAGCTGTTTCTTCTCCTTGTCGGAGTGCAGGAGATAGAGCCAGTTGTTCTCGGCGAAGTCCGGATCGAGGGTGAGTCCGATGAGCCCGTCGGACTGCTCCGTCATCTTGCGGCTGAACTCGAGGTCCAGCGCGGTGGTGGTCTCGCTCGTCGCCTGGTCGAGGACCTGGAGCTTTCCGGTGCGCTCGATGTAGATCACCCGGCGGTCGGGGGTCACGGCCAGCTCGTAGGGGTCGGAGAGGTCCGTCGCCAGCTGCGTACGTGTGAACGCCCCGGTCTTGCTCGCGGAGCAGTCGCCGGGCTTGTTGCCCGCGGCCCACTGGATGCCGCCGAGCAGGTGCTTGAGGAAGTTCTCCTCCTCGAAGGCGGAGGCGTCATGACCGCCGGCGGTGAACCAGGAGCGGCCGCCGTCGTAGTTCTGGCACCAGGACCACGGATGGTCGACGCCCTCGTCGAGCCCGGTGATGCCGTCGTTCACCTTGATCTGCGCGAGCGTGTGGACCTTGCCCGTCGGGTTGGTGCGCCAGTTGTACCACTCCTCCGAACGCTCCCAGAGCTCCGGAAGTCCCTTGGTGGAGGGGTGCGCCTGGTCGAGCACCTTCACGCGGCCGGTCTGGATGGCGGGGTGCTTGTCGAAGATCGCCCCGGTCAGCCCTTCGTACCAGGCCCAGTCACGCTCGCTGGCCGACGCGGCGTGCAGTCCCACCCAGCCGCCGCCCGCGCGGATGAACTTTTGGAGCGCGGCGCGCTGGGAGGTGTTCAGCAGATCGCCCGACTCCGGAGTGGAGTTGGTGTTGTTGAAGACGATCGCCTGGAAGCGCGCGAGGTTCGAGTCGGAGAAGACGGCGGCGTCGTCGGACGCCTCCACCTCGAAGCCGTTCTCCTCGCCTAGCTTCTTGATGCCCGCGATACCGGCCGGGATCGACTCGTGCTCGAAATTGGTGACCTTGGAGAAGACCAGGACACGGTACGGCGCGGCCTCCGCGGGAGGGGGCGAGGCGACCCCGAGTCCGAGCACGAGAGCGAGCAGTGCCAGGACGACGGTCAAGGGCGTAAGAGCCCTTCGCGATCGGCTTCTGTGCATGGGGGGTCGTTCTGGTGGACGGCTACTCACGGGCGCTCCCGGTGCAGGTGGCGGCTACGAATGGGTAGAAAGCGCTTTCTTAAGTACGTCGCATAGCGTAGGTTCCCTGCTTCCGGAGGGTCAATGGGTCGGAAGCGCCCACTGTGGTAGGGGAGTTGTGCGTGCGGGGGCGCCGCGCCGTGCGGTGGGCGATTTCCGATGCGGTGGGCCGAATGTGGCCGACGTGGCCGTACGGTCGGGAGGCGTTGCCCGGCGTCTTCCCGGTGGTGGGCGGTGAGCGGTGAGTGACGATCGGTGGGCAGCGTCGAGCGGTGAGCCGTACGGGCCGGAGCCGGGGAGGGGCGGCTCGGGAGAAGCCCCTGGCGGCGGGGGCCGGCTAAAGCGGTTCGTGACCACCGGTCGGAGTGCGGTATTGTTCTCATGCGCGTTCGGCCGGGGGAAACCCCAGGTCAGGCGGGCATCGGGACGTGGCGCAGCTTGGTAGCGCACTTGACTGGGGGTCAAGGGGTCGCAGGTTCAAATCCTGTCGTCCCGACTGGAGACAGTCGCAGTTCAGGGCCTGTTTCGGAGAAATCCGAAACAGGCTTGATCATTTTTGTGGACCGGGGGCCGGCGTCCTTGACCGGGTCAGGATCATGGCGATCGGACTCGGGGGTGAGAGCGGTGCGCGCGGCACGCTGAAGTGGGCCGAAAGCGCCGCCCCGGCCGCCGTGATCTCGCGTACATCCGGGTGCGGGTAGCGCTCGGTCGTGGTGTGTGAACCGTGGCCGGCGATCACCCTTCGTGGACTTCATCCTGAGCCGCAACGCCGAGGGCCTGCCAATCCCCGCGCCATGGTTGTTCTCACGCGGGCGCGATCACGGTGTGAGTGCGGTGTCCCCTTCTCTGTTTCGAGGGCTTTACGGGTGTTTCAGCCGGGAGGGGCGGGTATTCGACGCCGCCGACGGGGATGTCGAGGCACGGCGAACAGAACCGAGAACAGCACACCGAGGGAGCCGGAGATGCGCGCACTGACCTGGCAGGGCAAGCGGGACGTCCGGGTGGAGACCGTTCCCGATCCGCGGATCGAGGACACGACCGACATCATCGTGAGGATCACCTCCACCGGCATCTGTGGTTCGGACCTGCATCTGTACGAGGTCCTTGGGCCCTACCTCGATCCGGGAGACATCCTGGGCCATGAGCCGATGGGAATCGTGGAGGAGATCGGTCCCGAGGTGACCTCACTGGCACCCGGGGACCGGGTCGTCATCCCGTTCAACGTCTCGTGCGGGCAC
Proteins encoded in this window:
- a CDS encoding ThuA domain-containing protein, whose translation is MHRSRSRRALTPLTVVLALLALVLGLGVASPPPAEAAPYRVLVFSKVTNFEHESIPAGIAGIKKLGEENGFEVEASDDAAVFSDSNLARFQAIVFNNTNSTPESGDLLNTSQRAALQKFIRAGGGWVGLHAASASERDWAWYEGLTGAIFDKHPAIQTGRVKVLDQAHPSTKGLPELWERSEEWYNWRTNPTGKVHTLAQIKVNDGITGLDEGVDHPWSWCQNYDGGRSWFTAGGHDASAFEEENFLKHLLGGIQWAAGNKPGDCSASKTGAFTRTQLATDLSDPYELAVTPDRRVIYIERTGKLQVLDQATSETTTALDLEFSRKMTEQSDGLIGLTLDPDFAENNWLYLLHSDKEKKQLNLSRYTLTGNTVDPASEKRVLEFATDRDEQRANVHMAGSLAFDKNGDLYIGTGDNTDPFVSDNFTPIDERAGRHVFDAQRTSGNTNDLRGKVLRITPEDDGTYSIPEGNLFAPGTEKTRPEIYAMGLRNVFRITTDPKTGALLVGDYGPDSRAADPNRGPEGTVEFNRVPKAANLGWPYCIGANTPFNDYDFATKVSGPKFDCDNPVNESPNNTGLRELPPAVPATVPYLYSGSPQFPEVGGGGAPMSGPVYDYDPDNASPTKFPEYFDSKWFAYDLGQNWFKTFSVQQKDQSFSDPRLPPAKAGDIQSVNKIFTDMKWNQLFESEFGPDGSMYVIDFGIGSGAGRTGVINQGTGIHRIDYVGDGQLPTARITTTSETGPGPRSVKFSSEGSGLPGGKPVTYAWDFDGDGTVDSTKANPTHIYVDNGVFTARLTVTAADGLSAQATQEITVGNTRPVLTIQQAPDGGMFSLGDTVPFTVKVNDREDGKGAQIDCERVEVEGRLGHGTTLHAPESKQGCSGEFTVPTSDEHSDQDLFYRVTASYKDDGGEGEGVPALTGTATSNLKSSYREGEFFTSTGGENGGVTVGARAEASGGKRVIEVEHGDWVAYDPVNLTGVRSVTVGGSSGGTGGTVEFRNGSPTGPLMGSVTIPNTGNWTNFVSPTTDLRPVGGTVKMYAVFSNPDWKPDGQDVLSLDWLHFNGRGVERTPGTSVTVATSAQEGPAPLATKLTGTVKLAEGRTVASYRWDFGDNTKPTGEQGANATHTYARPGAYTAHLTVTDDKGDTTTGAVEIQAK